One Manihot esculenta cultivar AM560-2 chromosome 18, M.esculenta_v8, whole genome shotgun sequence genomic window carries:
- the LOC122722478 gene encoding uncharacterized protein LOC122722478: protein MLIIDCCSCENLVAKQLVDKLQLPTQHHPSPYKVGWIKKGPAIEFNRICSVPISIGKSYTEYINCDVVDMDCCGFLLGRPWQFDIDLLHKGKANSYMFIWNQNKITILPSGSAKHSKVEEKTIVVVSTGCKENRCKETIW from the exons ATGCTAATTATCGATtgttgcagttgtgagaatctggtagctaagcaattggtggataagctgcagttgcctacacagcatCACCCATCGCCATACAAGGTTGGGTGGATTAAGAAAGGTCCCGCAATTGAAttcaacagaatctgcagcgtgcctatttcgatcggtaaatcttacactgaatatattaattgcgatgttgtggatatggattgctgtggatTTTTATTAGGTCGACCTTGGCAGTTTGATATTGATTTATTGCATAAGGGGAAAGcgaattcatacatgtttatATGGAATCAGAACAAGATTACCATTTTGCCTTCTGGTTCAgcaaaacattctaaagtggaagagaAAACTATTGTTGTTGTTTCTACAGGGTGCAaag aaaataggtgtaaagagacaatctggtga
- the LOC110606523 gene encoding ATP-dependent zinc metalloprotease FTSH, chloroplastic has translation MASISNPLLSSNFFGSKIQLYSPTPKTTKSLLPFPFFATRKSQIAQAILNRKQPISESLKSIPSQATLAALLFSSLTPQALALDNATPPTPPLVIEAQPTKPSPSSTSPFTQNLLLTAPKPQSQSTSDLPEGSQWRYSEFLNAVKKGKVERVRFSKDGSALQLTAVDGRRATVIVPNDPDLIDILAMNGVDISVSEGDSGNGLFNFIGNLLFPFLAFAGLFLLFRRAQGGPGGPGGLGGPMDFGRSKSKFQEVPETGVTFADVAGADQAKLELQEVVDFLKNPDKYTALGAKIPKGCLLVGPPGTGKTLLARAVAGEAGVPFFSCAASEFVELFVGVGASRVRDLFEKAKAKAPCIVFIDEIDAVGRQRGAGLGGGNDEREQTINQLLTEMDGFSGNSGVIVLAATNRPDVLDSALLRPGRFDRQVTVDRPDVAGRVKILQVHSRGKALAKDVDFEKIARRTPGFTGADLQNLMNEAAILAARRDLKEISKDEISDALERIIAGPEKKNAVVSDEKKKLVAYHEAGHALVGALMPEYDPVAKISIIPRGQAGGLTFFAPSEERLESGLYSRSYLENQMAVALGGRVAEEVIFGQENVTTGASNDFMQVSRVARQMVERFGFSKKIGQVAIGGPGGNPFLGQQMSSQKDYSMATADVVDAEVRELVEKAYSRAKLIITTHIDILHKLAQLLIEKETVDGEEFMSLFIDGQAELFVA, from the exons ATGGCTTCAATCAGCAACCCCCTGCTGTCTTCAAACTTCTTTGGTTCTAAAATCCAACTTTATTCCCCAACTCCTAAAACCACCAAATCATTACTTCCTTTCCCCTTCTTTGCTACTAGGAAGTCTCAAATTGCTCAAGCTATCCTCAATAGAAAACAGCCCATTTCAGAATCTTTGAAATCAATCCCTTCACAAGCCACTTTGGCTGCTTTGCTCTTCTCTTCGCTAACCCCACAAGCCTTAGCCTTGGACAACGCCACTCCACCTACGCCACCACTTGTAATTGAAGCTCAACCCACCAAACCCTCCCCTTCAAGTACCTCTCCTTTCACCCAAAACCTTCTTCTCACTGCCCCAAAACCTCAATCCCAGTCCACCTCTGATCTCCCTGAAGGCAGCCAATGGCGATACAGCGAGTTCCTCAACGCGGTCAAGAAGGGAAAAGTCGAGAGAGTTCGTTTCAGCAAAGATGGTTCTGCCCTCCAGCTCACCGCCGTAGATGGCCGCCGAGCTACTGTTATTGTTCCTAATGACCCTGATCTTATCGACATTCTAGCTATGAATGGTGTGGATATCTCCGTCTCCGAGGGAGATTCCGGCAATGGGCTCTTCAATTTTATTGGAAATCTTTTATTCCCATTCCTTGCTTTCGCAGGATTGTTCCTTCTCTTCCGCCGGGCACAGGGAGGTCCTGGAGGACCCGGAGGATTAGGCGGGCCCATGGATTTCGGAAGATCGAAATCGAAATTCCAAGAAGTGCCGGAGACTGGTGTAACATTTGCGGATGTTGCAGGAGCAGACCAAGCAAAATTGGAACTTCAAGAGGTTGTAGATTTCTTGAAGAACCCAGATAAGTACACCGCTTTAGGAGCTAAAATTCCCAAAGGATGTTTATTAGTTGGGCCACCGGGAACAGGGAAAACCCTTTTGGCTAGAGCAGTTGCTGGAGAGGCAGGAGTGCCATTTTTCTCTTGCGCGGCATCGGAGTTTGTAGAATTGTTCGTGGGAGTTGGGGCATCGAGGGTTAGAGATTTGTTTGAGAAAGCCAAGGCGAAGGCTCCGTGCATTGTATTTATTGATGAGATTGACGCCGTGGGAAGGCAGAGAGGAGCAGGGCTTGGAGGAGGAAACGATGAGAGAGAGCAGACTATTAATCAATTATTGACTGAAATGGACGGATTTTCGGGCAATTCGGGTGTTATAGTGTTGGCCGCCACCAATAGACCTGATGTTCTTGATTCGGCTTTGTTAAGACCTGGGAGGTTTGATAGACAGGTTACTGTGGACAGGCCTGATGTTGCTGGTAGAGTGAAGATACTTCAG GTTCATTCTAGAGGAAAGGCTCTCGCAAAAGATGTGGACTTTGAAAAGATTGCCCGGAGAACCCCAGGATTCACTGGAGCTGATTTGCAGAATCTAATGAATGAAGCTGCCATACTTGCAGCTAGGCGTGACCTTAAAGAAATAAGCAAAGATGAGATATCTGATGCTCTGGAGAGGATCATTGCTGGGCCGGAGAAGAAAAATGCAGTTGTCTCAGATGAGAAGAAAAAATTAGTTGCCTATCATG AAGCTGGGCATGCTTTGGTTGGTGCGCTGATGCCTGAATATGATCCCGTAGCCAAGATATCCATCATTCCTCGTGGTCAAGCTGGTGGGCTTACATTTTTTGCTCCAAGTGAGGAGAGGCTGGAGTCTGGATTGTACAGCAGAAGCTACTTGGAGAATCAGATGGCTGTTGCATTAGGTGGAAG GGTTGCTGAGGAGGTGATCTTTGGTCAAGAAAATGTGACAACAGGAGCTTCAAATGACTTCATGCAAGTTTCACGGGTGGCAAGGCAAATGGTTGAGAGATTTGGTTTCAGCAAAAAGATTGGACAAGTTGCCATTGGTGGACCTGGCGGAAATCCATTCTTGGGTCAACAG ATGTCATCCCAAAAGGACTACTCTATGGCCACTGCAGATGTGGTGGATGCAGAGGTAAGGGAGCTGGTGGAGAAGGCATATTCAAGAGCCAAGCTTATCATTACAACTCACATCGACATTCTCCACAAGCTTGCTCAGCTTCTTATAGAGAAAGAAACTGTTGATGGAGAAGAGTTCATGAGTCTCTTCATTGATGGACAGGCAGAATTATTTGTTGCCTAA